One Marmota flaviventris isolate mMarFla1 chromosome 16, mMarFla1.hap1, whole genome shotgun sequence DNA segment encodes these proteins:
- the Mc5r gene encoding melanocortin receptor 5 — MNSSFHLHFLDLGLNSTEGNISGLNVKNKSSPCEDMGIAVEVFLTLGLISLLENILVIGAIVKNKNLHSPMYFFVCSLAVADMLVSMSNAWETITIYLINNKHLVMADAFVRHIDNVFDSMICISVVASMCSLLAIAVDRYVTIFYALRYHHIMTAKRSGAIIACIWACCTGCGIVFILYYESTYVIVCLISMFFTMLFLMVSLYIHMFLLARTHVKRIAAAPGYSSVRPRTSMKGAVTLTMLLGVFIVCWAPFFLHLILMISCPQNIYCSCFMSHFNMYLILIMCNSVIDPLIYAFRSQEMRKTFKEIICCHGFRMSCRFPSRY, encoded by the coding sequence ATGAATTCCTCATTTCACCTGCATTTCTTGGACCTCGGCCTGAACTCCACTGAGGGCAACATTTCAGGACTCAATGTCAAGAACAAGTCGTCTCCCTGCGAGGACATGGGCATCGCGGTGGAGGTGTTCCTGACGCTGGGTCTCATCAGCCTCTTGGAGAACATCTTAGTCATTGGCGCCATCGTGAAGAACAAGAACTTGCACTCGCCCATGTACTTCTTCGTGTGCAGCTTAGCGGTGGCCGACATGCTGGTGAGCATGTCCAACGCCTGGGAGACCATCACCATCTACCTGATAAATAACAAGCACCTGGTGATGGCAGACGCCTTTGTGCGCCACATTGACAATGTGTTTGACTCCATGATCTGTATTTCCGTGGTGGCCTCCATGTGCAGTTTGCTGGCCATCGCGGTGGACAGGTACGTCACCATCTTCTACGCGCTGCGCTACCACCACATCATGACGGCCAAGCGCTCGGGGGCCATCATCGCGTGCATCTGGGCCTGCTGCACGGGCTGCGGCATCGTCTTCATCCTTTACTACGAATCCACGTACGTCATCGTGTGCCTCATCTCCATGTTCTTCACCATGCTGTTCCTCATGGTGTCCCTGTACATACACATGTTCCTCCTGGCGCGGACCCACGTCAAGCGGATCGCCGCCGCGCCCGGGTACAGCTCTGTGCGGCCGAGgaccagcatgaagggagccgtCACGCTCACCATGCTGCTGGGGGTTTTCATCGTGTGCTgggcccccttcttcctccatctCATCTTAATGATCTCGTGCCCGCAGAACATCTATTGCTCCTGCTTCATGTCCCACTTCAACATGTACCTGATCCTCATCATGTGTAACTCCGTGATCGACCCTCTGATCTATGCCTTCCGCAGCCAAGAAATGCGGAAGACCTTTAAAGAGATCATTTGTTGCCATGGCTTCAGAATGAGCTGTAGGTTCCCTAGCAGGTATTAA